The Denticeps clupeoides unplaced genomic scaffold, fDenClu1.1, whole genome shotgun sequence DNA segment CGCTATCTTGCCACTGGACCCACTGGTAAGATCATGGAAGTACTGGCTGTCACGGTTTTCTTCCACGTATATGTGATATGATCTATAATATTTCTTATATCTTAGCGTCCTTGTGTTGGAAATGTACTCTGATTTCATGAAATGCGGTAATAATTAAACCACGATTAACCACGGAGCTGTTAACCATTCTTCTTATTATAAGACCAGGCCAGACACACGAACTAGAGAAACAGCTGAGGTCATGTTCGAGTATTTGAGGCTGGGAAATACActtctgagtgagtgtgtgtacgtgtgtgcttCCAGGTGCAACCATGCAACACCCTGAGGCACCGGGGCCCGCCGCGTTTCAGTCCGGCGAACACTACTACCCCCCGACCCAGGAACGGTTGGCCTGGAACTCTCCCATGGGGCTCTACGACCATCAGGTGGGCTGCAGAGGTCCAGACCTTTTTAGAGGAATGTCTACTGCGTCTGACAGGCTGTcaattaaatgataaaatataacATCATTGAGCAGAATTTTGTCTAATTTGTTAATGGGGAATTTTGCCTGTCTGCGCTTTAATATATGTGCttaatgacacttttttttttttttttttttcctccctggtGATTTTAGGGTCGAGGTCCAGAGAAGCATCACTCCAACATCGATGCGGAAATCGACTCCCTGACGTGCATGCTGGCAGATCTGGACAGCCATTCTCACAGTTCTGCTGCACAGGTGATTCTCACACGTACACAATGCATCTATAGATACTTACATAAGTATGTTTTACATTTCGCCAGCTTTCGATCAGGTTTACGATGGGCCAGTCAGCCccgtaagggtggtagtagcctagtgggtaacacactcgcctatgaaccagaagacccgggttcgaatcccacttattaccattgtgtccctgagcaagacactcaaccctgagttgctccggggggggactgtccatgaaactactgattgtaagtcgctctggataagggcgtctgataaatgctataaatgtaaatgtaagtgagcAGTTACCcaagaatatttcatttagtCTGTTGGTTTGGTCTCCACATGTCTCCTGTCTTTTGATATGGAACTGTGTTCTTTGTTCTTATTCGCAGTTCTATGACAACGTGCCTTACAACAAGCACCCATCGGGGGACCGCTACAAACCCGCAGCCTCCTCACAGGGGGTTCTGTCCCAGGGCCGGCCATCTATGGGCTACCCCCCTCACCCCCAGAATCAATACCATGCGTCCCCTCCGTACAACCCTCAGCCCGATTATTCCTACCAGTCCGCCGCCCCGCACAAGCCCTACCCTCAGCCGGTGCCGGCGTCCTACACCACTGCCTCCACTCCGACTGGGCCGCGGTTCAGCGTCCAGGTCAAAACCGCACAGCCCGTCACCACGTACTCCCAGACGGGCCGGCAAGCGGAGCAGGCGTACACCCCGCCCGCCCCGCGCCAGCTGGCGTCCCGCCCCTCCCCGCCGGATCGCCCGCCCTACCCGGACCACCCCGCCGCACAGGCCTGGTACCCGCTGCCCCCGTCCTCCCAGGAGCCACACCCAGGAGATCCCGGGTACTCAACGGGCGCGGCCGTCGGGCCACCCGCGCCCCGGCCCAGCCAGGGACCTCCCCCAGGCAAGAAGGGTTTAGAGGCCGCAGGGGTTCAGAGTGCTGCCTACCAGCCCGGCAAGGTGAGTCCTCATTCTGGTCCAGGGGTCCCGGAGGACACCGGTTCCGGTTCAGCACCCCTGACTCAACCTCTGCACTCATGCAACTCAGGAGTTGAGTTCCACCAAGTTAGGCGTTGGTCAGGCGTGCTAAATGAAGGTGAACGAGGTTCTAGACGGAGCTAAACTCCTGATGAATCCATTCACGTCCTCACCTCTCTGTTAGAATGGCGGTCAAAGCtggaaccttcactggtctcacgatgcGATTCGATCGCCCCACTTACCGATGCATCCCATCGATCTTTCCACATCACTAACCGTGACGTTTTCACAAGTGTCAGTGAGAGGAGAATTTAGGCCTCGTTcgcacggacgtctgaaccaggcgtatTTCTGCCGTTCGTGGCGTCGGGTGAACGcaaccgtttttctgctcattggagcaaatcacgGCCGACTGTGCATTCGGATGAAGCCaaataaaacgtttttttttcctactcaGTCGCTACCGGCGCTActttttaaccaaaaaatgttATGCCGCTACCAGAAAATGACCAAGCAAGGTCACTGCGATTTAACCGATTATGTTCTGCGCCGCATGaggttcatttcaacacccctagacGAAGCAACCTTTGAACGGGCACTCCTCCTCCTTGTCGAACTCTAGGCATCGATGCCAAGGCCAGAGGAGGAACTGGACCGGCTCACAAAGAAGCTGGTCTACGATATGAACCACCCGCCTGCCGAGGAGTACTTTGGTAAGCGGCGGCGCCATTCGCCTTTGTTCAAGCAGGCTCTCTTTTGCATCCTAAAACCGGCAAGCCGCAGGACTACAACATCGGGATCTAATTGGCCGTTTACTGATTTACATCTACGATTGCTGGAATGGCAAGTGGTTAAGTAATAAGGATAGTTAGGGTGACTGCTAGTTTGAGCCGTGAGCGGTGCCGAGGATGCCGGATTTAACGGAAGGACATGGATTTGAGTTCTCGCTGGGCGCTGTGCTGACTGGTCTGTGTCTTCTAGTCCAcacgccgctccccgggcgcctgtcatggctgcccactgctcactatggtgattgttaaatgcagaggacacat contains these protein-coding regions:
- the LOC114771710 gene encoding thyroid receptor-interacting protein 6-like isoform X1, which produces MHPHISVPQSSVMSGPTWLPPRTLGSPERTAPAMSHTGPSYYRPPKMVPADQRPKYGMYEQNGGPGGGGGMPTRYLATGPTGATMQHPEAPGPAAFQSGEHYYPPTQERLAWNSPMGLYDHQGRGPEKHHSNIDAEIDSLTCMLADLDSHSHSSAAQFYDNVPYNKHPSGDRYKPAASSQGVLSQGRPSMGYPPHPQNQYHASPPYNPQPDYSYQSAAPHKPYPQPVPASYTTASTPTGPRFSVQVKTAQPVTTYSQTGRQAEQAYTPPAPRQLASRPSPPDRPPYPDHPAAQAWYPLPPSSQEPHPGDPGYSTGAAVGPPAPRPSQGPPPGKKGLEAAGVQSAAYQPGKASMPRPEEELDRLTKKLVYDMNHPPAEEYFGRCARCGDNVLGDGSGCVAMEQVFHVECFTCITCHARLRGQPFYALDKKSYCESCYISTLERCSKCSNPILDRILRAMGKAYHPRCFSCVVCGCCLDGVPFTVDATSQIHCIEDFHRKFAPRCSVCGQAIMPEPGQEETVRIVALDRSFHVNCYTCEECGLLLSSEGEGRGCYPLDGHILCKSCSARRIQDLSAKISTDC
- the LOC114771710 gene encoding thyroid receptor-interacting protein 6-like isoform X2 yields the protein MSGPTWLPPRTLGSPERTAPAMSHTGPSYYRPPKMVPADQRPKYGMYEQNGGPGGGGGMPTRYLATGPTGATMQHPEAPGPAAFQSGEHYYPPTQERLAWNSPMGLYDHQGRGPEKHHSNIDAEIDSLTCMLADLDSHSHSSAAQFYDNVPYNKHPSGDRYKPAASSQGVLSQGRPSMGYPPHPQNQYHASPPYNPQPDYSYQSAAPHKPYPQPVPASYTTASTPTGPRFSVQVKTAQPVTTYSQTGRQAEQAYTPPAPRQLASRPSPPDRPPYPDHPAAQAWYPLPPSSQEPHPGDPGYSTGAAVGPPAPRPSQGPPPGKKGLEAAGVQSAAYQPGKASMPRPEEELDRLTKKLVYDMNHPPAEEYFGRCARCGDNVLGDGSGCVAMEQVFHVECFTCITCHARLRGQPFYALDKKSYCESCYISTLERCSKCSNPILDRILRAMGKAYHPRCFSCVVCGCCLDGVPFTVDATSQIHCIEDFHRKFAPRCSVCGQAIMPEPGQEETVRIVALDRSFHVNCYTCEECGLLLSSEGEGRGCYPLDGHILCKSCSARRIQDLSAKISTDC